GCCGAGTTGGCTGGCATGACATTGCAGCGTCCTTTAGGGACTTGTGGGGATTGACGCAGAAAGTCGAGTGCAGGCTCCCAGTTCAGGCTCGTTGACGAGGGCTTCCCGCATGTCGCGTCAACAATGTCCACTGGTGTTGTGGTTGGACACTTGGCGCGATCTCCCGTCAGCTGCCGGCATGCGCATAAACGGATCCGAGAAATGATGGCAGGCGAGGCACGACCCGCTCCCGCACCTCGTCCCTCCCTCACAACCTTGCTTCTCGGCTACACGCACTAGTACCTTGGGCCTGGCAACGTGGCTGTCTTTAGAGACGTTCCCGAACGGAACTCGTCTTGTCAAGGTATCTAGTTGTTGGGGCTGTGCTGTTGATGGAGGTGGTCAAGCTTGAAGGCGTGACGCGAAACATGGAGCGAAACGCCAAACAAGGACCAAACGCTAGGGGAAGAAAGGGGCGGAGCAGTGTCTCAGCCTCCGCAAACAAGACTGAGCGATTGATAAGGCAATCTCGCGACCCATCCTCACTTGAAGAAATCGCAGGCTGGTGATGACGGAATAagggagaggtgggagggaggtggcGACGGAGGTGGCGACGGAGGTGGCGACGGAGGTGGCGACAGGTAtgaggcgaggaggggatgggatgaAACACCCGACGACATTTAGACGTGCTCAACCGTCTCGATGCGGAACTCGCGTGTTCCAATCTCGCGTTCGTACTCCTCTAGTGTCCTGAAACGGAGGTTACGGTCTAGGAGTGCTTCGAGCTCGGAAAGCGGGAGGtctgggcggcgcgcccgGACGTCGGCCCGAATCTTGTGGCGAATGACGTCCTCGCAGGTATGCTGCGGAGCTGCGGGGTTTGCCCCGATCCACTCTGGGTTCAGGTCGCCAATGTTGACGAGGGTGTGCGGGATGTCATCGAGATAGAACCCGAAGCCCTCGAGGACAGCGTCTATGTTGGCACGGAGATCCTCAAGCGTGACTACCGACTCATCGCTCATCGGACTGGGCGCCATGACTGACGATCCACTTGCCATGGCCAAACTCGCATTCAAGGTATCCCGTGGAGGCGTAGGCAGGGCGCGGAAGATGACCACGAGCGCTTGTGTCCCCGTTGGGTATTCGGTATCGACGATATCGGGTGGACCACAGAGCGAGTTGGGGTCAAATGTGATGTTGATCACACacttgtcgaggatgagttTGTCGAGCATTGGGTGTCCGAAGTCGGGGTAGCGTCGCTGAGGAGCAAGCAAGTCCCACAATGGTGTGAACATGACATGGCGTGCGGTGCGGCGCATAACTTGAAAGTAAGCAAAGAGTGCCTCGTCGGCACTGAGATGTTGTCCAGGCGTGAGCATACGCTGTCCCGCCGGGTTTGCCCGCAAACGAACAGTCACGCGTTGCTCCAGGAGTGCGAAGATGAGAGCCGCCGGCTTGTCTGTGATGGGGCCAACAAAGTCGAGGACGCGTGTCGAGTTCAGGGACCGAGAAATGTCTTCCAATGATCTGTTGTCAGTGTGCATagatgccgaggacgcaCTCGGGGGACGGAGGTCCATGAAGCCGAAGGTGCATGCCTTCCAGCGACCAAAGAGATGGCACCCGCCCTTCTGGAGCTCGGATCGTCGCAGGCTGGTTGTCTTGCTCAGTGATGATCAAGTACTCGGCAAGGCGGGCGTCGACATTGTCACGAATAGACCTCGAGAGGGAACGGAGAGCAAGAAGGACGTCATGAGAGGCATGACGAACGAGTAGGCCGACCACAAAAGATGCTGGTCCTCCATCTCTTGCCTCGTGACCAGTTGGATCATGGTCGACGTGCATATCGGACGATGTGTTCGTTGGCGATGCGCGACTTAGTGTCTCCTCGCCTATCGCTTCTGACATCGGCTCGGACATGGTCTTTTCGAACGACCGGCGCACGCGCCGTGCGAGTGCCCAGAACGAAGACTCAAGAATTAGTgacggggagggggtgAAATCCGATGTCCAAGCGGCCGAGGGTAATGTGCGACACCAACTGTTGTTGCTGATTTCGcgttcttcctcctcggtccGACTTTCCATGAATGCGTGGCCTGAGGAACCAGGGTGGAGAACATCGCTGGGCAGGTACTGCAATGCATTGTGCGCTTCACCTACCATATTGTGGGGCTGGAAAACGCTCGAGGATGTTTCCGCCGTGCCTGGTCCCGAGTAACCGTAAGTGGGGTATGCGGTGAGGCCCTGCTTAATCGCTTCCACTTCCGCAGTGCATAGAGAGAGTTCCAGTTCAAACCTGCCATCTTGCATATGGGCAGCTGGCGTCTCCATGTTCGGGTCGACTGGGTCACGAGCTGCAGTTGTACGATTGAAAAGGAACATAGTTCTCGGGACCACTTGGACCCTGTTTACGCGTTTAGCCATCTTCGTCTTAGGCTAGTTTTGGGCGGCATGGTGGGGCCAGCTTCAGCCGTGGCTCGAGGGGGGGTGGAACGTGACTTAAGGGAGTGTCAGTGTGAGGCCCGGCTGTTCGCCCTGGTCAGGTACAGTAGATGAAGTATTAATACGAGATAACCCCAGATGCAGACCATGCGTTGCATACGCATTTGGTTTTGATACTGCTGCCAACCCGAGAATGGATGACGGCTGCGCGAGTTAGCTTACCTGAGGACAGGGGAAGCTCACCGGCCACTTTGTGCCTCAGATCACGCAATGGGatcgccaacctcgtcgtcacgaACAGTagccacctcgtcctcggcttGGTTCAGATGGGTGGTAGACTCCGGACCATCCGtttcctcctcgtcgaaATCATCGGAATCGGAATCAGGGTGATCAAAGTACCACTCGACCTTCCGCCGTTCCCGCTCGGTCCCTGGTTTGGATTTCCAGAGGCACCACGCTCCCTCCTgcgtctcgagctcgaagTCGAAGCCAGTTTCCTCCTCGTACTCCTCGAGGGAGAGAAAGCGTATGTCAGACGCTGAGCCCACCTTGTCGCGGATTGCAGTCTCCTCACTCAGGCCCCATGCCTTGTCAAGAGCGGCTAGGTTGACAAACGTGGTTCTCAAGCCAGTTGCAAGGATACAGTCCCAAAAGTCGGTCAGGCGGCCATCCCGCTCACCAAGTTCGATGCGCGTCTTCCAGTTTAGGTGGCCCGCACGATCCAAGGCGCTGAACGGACCGGGGTTGACGGAGGAGTGGAAGATCATGACCACCTCGGATGTGTgcgaggagatggtgggCTCTTTGCTGCCCGCTTCAAAGAAAGGGACCGGGTGTGTGCCGGGCTCAACAAACAGGTTCAAAACGATTTTGCGGGCGCCCACGGCCAGGAGTTCGTACTCGGGCATATTGATGAGTTGCCAGATGTTAGTGAAGGCGATGAACTTGGAGAACGGCCGGTTGAGTGCGGACCTGAGGTCGTGGTCAAATTCTGAAAATGGATCCAGAATCGTGAGGCCGTTCTGTCCCCGAATTGATCGCAGAATGGCATTCTCTCCGATGGCCGAGACGAGCTCTGCGATACGGCTGGGTGGGGCTTCACCCTCGACGTCTAGCACGCGGGTGTGCTTCAAGCATTTCCGAGCCCCTCTAGCGCGCTGGGAAAGGGCAATGTCTGGGTCGCTGGATGCCTCCCACCACTCAAAGTCGTTCGAGTCGGGCCAGTCTGTGAGGTTTGTGTCCTCAGCTTCGTCCCAACGAGAAAAGAGCGGTACCCGGCCATCGAGGTTATTGACAGTGACTGGGTCGATATAGAGCCTCGAGGGATCTTCGCGGAGACgcaggacgaggtggcgcGCCAGGAGCCCGTCAGCCTTCTCCCGCGTGCGACGGGAGGCCGCGCGGAGAGCGATGAGcgatgagcgcgaggcgtgttccaggacgaggtcgaggagatgggggTACATGATCGAATCGAGCATGGTCAGAGGTTGGTTTACCACCTTTAAGTCTGTGGGCCGTCTCAGAGGTTGAGGGATGAAGAGGGGGGACAAAGAGGCGGCTTTGTTGGTTGTTGGTTCTTGGGCACCGCCTgcgccacctccaccgtCGCTTGGTGCATGCAGCCCTCGGTTCGCATTCCGCACTCACCATTACCATCACGTGATCTACACGTGTCCACCAGACGCTGCTGGATCATGTGACATTGGGACTACACATTCCTCTTGTATCATGATATTTGCCTCCGCGACTCATTTGTATTTCAAGCGGCCACCCTTGTACTTTGCATACCACATAAGGTTGGAAGCTTGGAAGACTCAACGGCGTACCGTGCTATCCTTTAACTATCTAAAAGTTAGCTGCGTGTTGCCTGCTGCTTCATAGATTGAATAAAAaagcgaggaggaggggatggagagtCAGACTGCCTTCAGTTTGGATGGAGTACTGTAAACGAAACAAGACCTCGGCTGTCGGTACGGTCGGCCCGGTCTTAACCCGAGTCAACCAGCTCTCGCTTCGTTTCCCTTCTTTCTCTCCACAACATCTACAATGGCCACATCAGAAACCATTCTGCTTACACGAGCACAGATCGAAGCACTCACAGACACCAATATCCATGATACGATTCCTTCGGCCGAACTCGCTGCCGCCCTAGCTTCCACCCCGTTCATCCAGGCGGGCCTCTTGAACCTGCGTGATCTCGGCCAGGTCCCCAGCAGTGCAATCCGGCCCGGACTCATTTACCGCTCAGGCAAGCTTCAGGATGATGCGCCGACACATACATGGATCTCGGAGCACGTGAAGAGCGTGTTCGACCTGcggggcgaggcggaggtgcGACACTCACCCGATCCCGTGGTGGACGGCGTGGCCAACGTCTGGTTTCCGCCCGAGCGAAAGCCGGACCGGCTTGACCCCACGCGCTtcatcgagggcgacgggAGCAAGGAGTGGGCGCGGCAATacctcgccgtcctggAACTGTACCGTCCAGGTATCCGTGCCGTGCTTGAGCATGTACGCGACAAGCCCGGACaacctctcctcttccatTGCACGGGTACGTTGGATAGGAGGTTGAGCTGACCGTAGCTGGACGCGACCGCACGGGTGTCGTCGCGGGTATCCTCCACTCCCTGGCGGGTACTCCGGAAGAGAATATTGTATATGATTACATGCTCACGCGTGTCGGGTTGGAACCAGGAAGGGCAGAGCTCGAAGCCCAACTCCTCGCCCATTCGAAGACTGAGGATGTTCGGAACGAGCCCGGATGGCACAATTTGGCGTCACTCCGCCCGACGTCCTGGCACGCGTTCGCCGAGCGTGTGCAGGAGGCGTATGGCGGGTTTGAGGGGTACGTCACACGTTATCTCGGCTTCTCGCAGGATGATGTCGAGACGATCAAGCGCAACTTGCGCCGGAAGGCGTCTGCTTGAAGCATTGGTGAATGGGTATGTAGGTAATCCACTGCTTGAGCGGATTGGTCTGCTCTGCCAACAGGTATCTCGGGTGTCGCCAAAGCGTGTCACTCAGAGTGTCCGGCCACAGTTTCACTCGGAGCTGACACGTACTGTCCTGAGGATCACACTTTGCGTTCATCCAATCCTCATGGACGCCAACCTTTATGCATGACCTTGGTTGAGGGTTTGATGCCGTCGGTGGCGCCGGCAAATTACAAGACTGAGCATGCTCCCTTcaccgcctccgcctctgCACaagccaccaccaaccctccttcctctttCATCTTTCCTCTTTCCATTCTCTCTCTgtctctctcctctcatCAACACATCGCAATGTCCTCCCTCGATGCGGGGATGTATCCCCACCTCATATCCCTCATTGTCGACCTGGCGTCTCACGAGTCGCTCATCTACCTCCGCGCGACTTGCCGCGCATTCCGCATCCACGCCGACATGAACCTCAACGCGGGGAGGCTTATCGTCACTCCGGTAGCCGCTGGGgagcagcgcgtcgtcgtttCCTCGGAATGCGGGAGGATTCCAGCCTTTGCCGGCTGGGCTTTAtccccgccaccgccgaaTATTGATGAGTTGGCGACTCCTAGCcatgacgatgaggagccAGCACACCATGGACCGAATGACGACGATTCCGTTAAGTGCGTGACCGAGGAGAGTCGCAAGAGTGGTGCTGCCCCAGGCCCAATCCCCAAGGAAATGGACATGCCTTACGGCCCCGTTCCCAATCTGCGGTTTACGACTGCCATCGACCTTTTGGGCGCCATTGGAAGGGAGTATACCCGCCGCCTGGTTACCAGCTACCCCATCGGAGGGAAGGCGTACCtgcgcgtcgtcgatccCCACCAGCTCCCGCCCCGGATACCATGGAACATCTGCATAGGCGACATGTCTCTCGTCAAGTTCATCACACTCCCGGACATGATGATAGCCGATCGAATGATCCCCTCCAAGAGGGCCTTGGAGGTCCTCAACATCGCATACCACCCGCGAGACAATTACACTGCCAGTTACCTACGCGAGTCCAAAGGTTCCGATGCGCTGTCGTCGGTTTTTATTTTCCACCACGCTTCCAAGCCATGCTTGGGAGCGGCACCAGAAGACGAACTCGACTTTACCTCCCTCGTCATGTACAGTGAggacgacatgctcgaTATCGTGTTCAGCGGGATTGCCAGTAGTTTGGTGGATGGCATGAAGGTCACGGTTGTTGGAGTTGACGTGATTGCTGAATCGCGGTGGTTGAAGAACATGGACGAGAACTTAGTTGGCGTGGACGACCGGCATAACTTGCGGGTTCTCGTCTGGCTCCAGTGCTTCCAACCAGGCCGTTGGTCGTTGATAGACCATGGTCACTGGCCAAACTTGGAGTTCAAGACGATGGACGAGTTCCTCGCGAGCGTGCCCGTGTCGCGTGACGCCGCACTGGAAACAACCCGGGAGGGTCGTCTGTGACACACTCACCTCGAGGTTTAGTTGTACATACCACTGTTGCCATGTAAGCTGTGTTGCGGCACTGCTGATTACACTGGGTCTGGGTGGCCTGGAACGACTGCTCTATCATAATGCGGAGTCTGTAACGTCTATGGACCTGTGTCTAATATCAGCTTTCACAACTCGGTGATAACTACACAGCCTCATTCGCCTTCCCACCCCGTAAGCCTTCCTCAATCCCCTTCTGGACCGAGAGAGAACTTGAATGTTATTGTTTTACCTGCCGAATCAGCGTGGCCCgtgccctcgtcctcatctgAAAGGCGCGGCTGGCTCTCGTGACGGCTTGGAGCTTGGCAACTTGGTCGTATTCTGACGGGAACAAATCAAAGCCACAATTTCAGAATCCATTCCGTTCTTGCCGAAAACCATCAACAACCTTCCAGAATAACTCGAACACTCGCACAACCTTCCAAGATGCCAACAACATCTAAAAAGCATTTGCTTGACCACTGACAGGATCGAACTGCCGACCTTTGCATTACTGATACGCGCTGCGTATTAGTACAATGCTCTAACCAGCTGAGCTAAGCGGCCGAACACGTTTGGGCGTTAGTTTGTAGGTCCTAGTCTTGGGGTCCTTGTGCCAAAGCCAAACCATTCTGCTGACCCTACTAGACAGTAATAGCTAGCAGCTAACAGAACGAAGAAGGGTAGATTGTAAATCAGTATGGGTGGATCGGTGGAGCCCTTGTAATGATGATCTTAGAAGGAGGGAAGAAATCCGACATTGTCGTGGATCGTGGGGCGTGtagctcagttggtagagcgtTCCATTCGCATGGCTCGATCAGCGTCTTGGAAAGGTCTTTGGTTCGATTCCTAACTCGTCCAGAAAATCCACGTTTTTGACAACGGGCGCGTTTGCAACTGTCCAAGAGCGGTGCAGAGTAGACGGCGCTGGTACACTTTTGTGCATCACGGATGCATGATCCCGAACCGTCCCCGGTTGGATGCTAatacctcgtcgtcttctgCGGACGTTCTGTTCCGCATCGCAAGATGCCCCTCGGCCATTAATCCTTGACCAGCCGCAAAACTGTACCCCTCTGGCACTACTCTACGTCTCAGACAACCTGACCCGTCTCGCTGACTGATCTCTACTTGGCGTTGGTGACGTCACAGACTCCAATACAAACTCACCAAGTTCACTAGTCCCCCGACGTGGGGTTTCGGAGCCCTCCGATTCGTGCACATGCCCACCTCTGCCCAACATCCACAAGGCTTCGCCGGCCGCGGGATGTTAGAATCCCGTCCATTCCGCTCTGCAGTTAGTATGGCAGAACGAAGGTTCGACTTGGCATCAATCCGGATGGGCGGGCCGGCGGCCCGGCGTGCTATTCCCAGCTCCAACGATATGACCTAGCTCCAGCGATATGACAGTCATGTTCAAGCATGCTCTATGCTGCGTTGTGCTCACAGCTCAGAGGTATCTCTCAGACGAGGAACGAGGATACCTATGACTAAGACTATGACTCCACGGGCCGGATTCCGGGGCCTGGCGGATGGACTTCGCCGAAAGGCCAACAACCGGGCCGATGGGCCATCACCAACGGCCTGGCAAGATATAAGCTGACCTCGACGGAGAGCTGACCCATCTCAATGAGCAATATgcgcttcctcgccctcttaGCTGTACTCGCTaccctcggcctcgcccaACCGGtcacgcccacgccgcgtGGAGCTGAGCACGCACGGCCGACATGTGTGGTCGAGCACGCGGATGGCGGAGACGACACACCTAATGTCCACAAGGCGGTTGAGGCTTGTCGGTCTGGCGGTGTTATTCACTTTGCGTCCGGTGTCGACTAGTGAGCTCCCATCATTTGCGTTTACTCCTctctccccaccccccaccccccgcTTATCACTCCAGCCAAATCCTCACACCGGTGCAGATGCAGAATCTCACCGACGTTGAGATCCGGGTCGAAGGCAATCTCCACCTCCCGCAGGACATGGAGGTCGTGCGAACCAAGGTGGCCGCCGACGCAGGTCTCATGCTCACGGGCATGCGGTGGTTCTCTTTCGGGGGCAAAAACGTTCGTTATGTCGGCACGACGAATGTGACTGGCGGCTGGATCGAGGGATACGGCCAGCAGTACTGGGATGCCAACCCGGCCAACGGGACGGGTATCGACAACCGGCCCAAGCTCATCATGtgggagctcgaggactCGTCCATCACCCACCTCAAGATCCGCAAGCCACCCGCGTGGGTCAGCAGCATCAGCGGTAACAACATCGATGTCCGCGATGTGTATATCGATGCTTCGACAAGGCCGGGCGGCGGTTTCCCTTTCAACACAGACGGGTTCGATGTCGCGGCGACGAATATCCAGTTCCACGATATGACGATTTTGAATGGAGACGACGCGATTGCCATCCAGGCCGGCGCGGAGAATGTTCTCGTTGAAAACGTGTATGCTGGTGGACCAGGGTGTCATGGCATGAGCATTGGGTCATTGGGGAGAGACAATACACAGTGGGTAAGCGTCAAGAATATCCATTTCAAGGATATTACCATGGTTGGGGCGGTTTATGCTGCACGCTTCAAGTCCTACGAGGGGGGACAGGGTCTCGTCGAGAACATCACTTGGGAGAACTTCAAGATCGAGAACGTCACCATCCCAATCTACGTCACCCAGACGTACCACAAGTGAGctctcccccctccccccttcATTGCTGACGATACAGCCAGGGCTCGCTCCAGACCCAGAACGGGCAGGAGGTCAAGACCAATGTCACGGGCCAGGCGGTCCAGATGCAGAACTTTACGTGGAAGAACTGGCGCGGTTCCATCAACACTTTCCACCCAGGAGATGCGAGTTGCGCCTCCACACCTTGCTGGTATGATGTCCCTGGGGCGACGGGGTCCGAGGCGGTGATTATGACGTGCGCAAACGCCGACTCGTGCCGCGGATTCAATGTCGAGAACGTCCAGGTCATCCCACAGGATTACTCCGACCCAAGCATTATGTGCACCAACGTTGGCACTGCGTCCAACCCCGAGTTCGGCATCGACTGTGTCAACGGGACGTTCGTTCCGCGCCCATGAGGGGAGGATGAGATTTCGGGGTTTAAAAGGTTGTTCTAGGAGGGGCAGAAGATGTGATTGTCCGCTGGATTATTGGAGCCGGGAAGAGGATGGTCTGAAGTGAGCCGGCCTTGAGAGAGATATCAGCCGCAGCGCTGCGGATGGGTTGCAACCTAAGTTCATCTCTGTGGCCCATCGATTGGACAGAGACCTCATTGTGATCACAGGAGTTGGTAGGTAAGTGGATGTGGGTTTGAAGGGCAGAGTGGGAGAGGGCTTTACACGGGCTGTCTAGCTGCCTACGGGAAACCATGCGTCTGGGTGCCTGGTGCCCGAATCGATGCATGTGCGAGAATCTCCAAATTTCCGAGTCCGCGCACAATCATTCAGCAAGTACAACCAGAACGAGCGCaaacccaaccccaagcGCAACGCCAAACATGAGCCCGCTGCGAGACTGGACActggcctcctcggcagcctcctcgaaAGCCTGGTGTCAACTCTTCCTGTTCTCTCAAGGGACACACCAAATCCACGAGCGCCACCAAGTCACTCGCCCCGCTTGGGAAGCGGCACCTATCATTGGCAACGAGGGTCGGTCTAGGTCTTCCCTTCTGATTGAAAGTACCCAGTGCTGCCACGTGGTGGTAAGGTGCGTCGATCAGAGCGTGGAGGAGTGCTGCTTctgcgtcggcgtgggCTTTGGCCGTTTGGTAGGCTGCTAGTTCGTCGTCGCGTGCAGATTCGGTAATGCACACTTGAACCATCAGGTACtcaagggcggcgagggacGCATGGACCTGTTCGCGGGCGGAGGTGTCGTGGTCTCtgcagaggaggatggcgaggatgagggcccctacgaggaggagggataGGAGGCCAACAGGGCTCTGAGGGAgtggtggagaggggaCGTGGGCCAGCGTAGTAGAAAAATGGTACATGGTGGAGTGGGCGATTGAGTGTGCAGCTGCCAACTAGGCTGTTGAATGATGGGAGTTTCTTTTCATGCTAGCTCCTCATGTCCGTGCGTGCGCGAGCCCACATTCTCAGTCACCCACTGATTGTAACTTGTAAACAATCTAGGTGAGTATTACAACCGGAACAACTGGTCACGTTTCCCTGGCTCCCTGTGGTATATGAGTTCGGAGAAACCTGTGCGAATCCACTACAGTGGTGAGAACGTGCGAAGCACGTCCTCATGTTGTGGAGGGGAATGCGACGAGCCAGACATGTAGACGATATCGACGGGGACGTTCAGTGGCGTCCCAGACGGAATCGTCGCAACGTCATTTTCAAAGCTTGAGATGATCCAATGGCATCAGATGCTGAGGGAGGTGCATGCCCGCCTCGGTCTGGTCTTGTTTTGCCACGGTCGTCTGGGGATTCCGCGCCCGCAACCTTTCGCGTAAAAACCGGATTGGCCCTTTGCACTCGAACCACAGCGTGCCTGGGAGAGAGCCAGAGAGGCAGAATGCGATTGCTGATGTCCTCTGAAGAGAGTTGGCTCGTTCAGAGCTGAATGTGCCGTTTCATTGCCGTCTCCTTGGAATGATGGCGCACGGGCTCCTCAAGTGGGTTTCAGCAGCCCTCGATAGGGCCAGAGCCTGGCTTGCAGGGGGAGAGCCCAGGGCATGCGTCTTTTCACACCGCCGAATGCCTCAACAACGAGGAGATTGAACACATCTCTTGAACCCAGGCTGTTACTGCGTCTCGTGGTGTGTGTCCGCCATCGGCTCTCACGcgacggcgtcctcgatcaTCTGGAGCATACACATCTTTCCGGACGTTCCGCTTGAAGGTCATTCGTCTTTATGGCTATCATCCCTAAACACGGATCGGTTCtgagaggaagacgagagtgacgaggacgaaggacgaggaggaggacgaaggacgacgaggcatGAGGGAGTACATGGGGTTGTGTAGTCGATGGCAAGCCGTACTCTCGGGAAGGAGACAGTTTCCACCGTTTCTGAGTTGAGTAGTTGAGTCTGAGGAGACAGTTGCGAG
Above is a genomic segment from Cutaneotrichosporon cavernicola HIS019 DNA, chromosome: 1 containing:
- the pgxC gene encoding uncharacterized protein (Belongs to the glycosyl hydrolase 28 family), with translation MRFLALLAVLATLGLAQPVTPTPRGAEHARPTCVVEHADGGDDTPNVHKAVEACRSGGVIHFASGVDYQILTPVQMQNLTDVEIRVEGNLHLPQDMEVVRTKVAADAGLMLTGMRWFSFGGKNVRYVGTTNVTGGWIEGYGQQYWDANPANGTGIDNRPKLIMWELEDSSITHLKIRKPPAWVSSISGNNIDVRDVYIDASTRPGGGFPFNTDGFDVAATNIQFHDMTILNGDDAIAIQAGAENVLVENVYAGGPGCHGMSIGSLGRDNTQWVSVKNIHFKDITMVGAVYAARFKSYEGGQGLVENITWENFKIENVTIPIYVTQTYHNQGSLQTQNGQEVKTNVTGQAVQMQNFTWKNWRGSINTFHPGDASCASTPCWYDVPGATGSEAVIMTCANADSCRGFNVENVQVIPQDYSDPSIMCTNVGTASNPEFGIDCVNGTFVPRP
- a CDS encoding uncharacterized protein (Tyrosine phosphatase family), with protein sequence MATSETILLTRAQIEALTDTNIHDTIPSAELAAALASTPFIQAGLLNLRDLGQVPSSAIRPGLIYRSGKLQDDAPTHTWISEHVKSVFDLRGEAEVRHSPDPVVDGVANVWFPPERKPDRLDPTRFIEGDGSKEWARQYLAVLELYRPGIRAVLEHVRDKPGQPLLFHCTAGRDRTGVVAGILHSLAGTPEENIVYDYMLTRVGLEPGRAELEAQLLAHSKTEDVRNEPGWHNLASLRPTSWHAFAERVQEAYGGFEGYVTRYLGFSQDDVETIKRNLRRKASA